GCGGCGCATGCTCTCGTTGTCCTGATCGGGCTGCAGCGGCGGGTAGAGCAGCAGCAGGCCTGCGATGCGGGAGGCATCGGTGGGTTGCTGAATCTGGCGCACGGCCGCTGCCAGTGCCAGATGGGCGCCAGCGCTATCGCCTCCGAGCAGGACCTGCTCAGCCGCAAAAGGCAGCAGCCCGCGCATATCGCTCAGCCATTGCAGCACGGCCATCACATCGTCCAGCGGCGCGGGAAAGCGGCTCTCCGGCGTGCGACGGTAATGGACGGACAGCACCACATGGCCAGTGAACTGGGCCAGATGCTCGCACAGGTCGTCATGGGTGTTGAGATCGCCCACCATCCAGCCGCCACCATGCAGCCAGACCAGCGTCCGGCCGCTGCCCGCGCCTTGTCGGCGATAGCTGCGCACGCAGATCTCGCGGCCCTCGGCCGCTACAAAATGCTCGGCCCTGGAAATGCCGGGCAGGGACGAGCGAATCAGCCCGGCCTGAAGCTCGCTGAGCAGGCGCCGGCGTTGCACATAGTCGAGCTGTGGGGTCGGCGTGTCCGCATCGAGCCGGGCAAAGCGCTTCAGCGTGGCTGCCAGAGCCGGGTCCAGGGGTTGTAGAGGCAGGCTGCGGCCCTGATCTGAGCCCTCGCTCATGGCTGCTGGGCCTCTGTCAGCGCAGGTGCGCGATAGACCAGCACCTTCAGGCTTCGCTCCTCGTCCACATCGGCAAATACGGCCGGGTTGGCCAGGCGTTCCACGAACTGCAGCTCGGGAGCGATTTCCGCCATCTGCTCGCGCAGAAAGTCGGTGCCGAGTTCGGGTGCGTTCAGGCACAGCAGGACCTGGCCGCCCGGCACCAGCAG
This window of the Comamonas testosteroni genome carries:
- a CDS encoding alpha/beta hydrolase fold domain-containing protein codes for the protein MSEGSDQGRSLPLQPLDPALAATLKRFARLDADTPTPQLDYVQRRRLLSELQAGLIRSSLPGISRAEHFVAAEGREICVRSYRRQGAGSGRTLVWLHGGGWMVGDLNTHDDLCEHLAQFTGHVVLSVHYRRTPESRFPAPLDDVMAVLQWLSDMRGLLPFAAEQVLLGGDSAGAHLALAAAVRQIQQPTDASRIAGLLLLYPPLQPDQDNESMRRFATGFGLTPAAMQRYWQELGRPEGQAAQWLTPGRCSAAIAHLPPTLLMTASHDILRDEAEAFAHAAQALGAPLQLLRAPAMVHGFARMLAASPAARQQVELACSAWAELIGRQRPQSK